A single window of Ananas comosus cultivar F153 linkage group 19, ASM154086v1, whole genome shotgun sequence DNA harbors:
- the LOC109724958 gene encoding protein S-acyltransferase 24 isoform X2 — MASEIEVVEEAEEASEAAAGAATAAAEVEEEALKNDVYTAAAYGDLEKLQRLVEAEGCSVAEPDGLGYYALQWAALNNRTAAAQYIIEHGGDVNAADHTGQTALHWSAVRGHIQVAELLLKEGARVDAADFYGYQTTHVAAQYGQTAFLYHIVAKWNADPDVPDNDGRSPLHWAAYKGFADCIRLLLFLDAYRGRQDKEGCTPLHWAAIRGNLEACTVLVQAGKKEDLMVQDNTGLTPAQLASEKNHRQVALFLGNARSVFDRRCDGTSRLGKLSKLGLAPFLWCIIITLLVIYIHSVISDLYLLNLTAVFGLFAWLGVFLASAGLVMFYKCSRKDPGYIKMNIRDSQNLRDDEPLLKIELDDPALLAGNWSQLCATCKIVRPLRSKHCSTCDRCVEQFDHHCPWVSNCIGKKNKWEFFMFLVLEVSAMIVTGAITIIRIVKDPSAPSSFGAWLNYSATHYPGAVSFLIMDFFLFFGVAVLTVVQASQISKNITTNEMANAMRYNYLRGPGGRFRNPYDHGVRRNCSDFLINGYNEDVERPDQPLPSDEEMGMIQMMTRSAVQHNGESHSNYVQS; from the exons ATGGCGTCGGAGAtcgaggtggtggaggaggcggaggaggcctcggaggcggcggcgggggcggcgacggcggcggcagaggtggaggaggaggcgctGAAGAACGACGTGTACACGGCGGCGGCGTACGGCGATCTCGAGAAGCTGCAGCGCCTCGTGGAGGCCGAGGGATGCTCCGTCGCCGAGCCCGACGGCCTCGGCTACTACGCCCTCCAGTGGGCCGCCCTCAACAACCGCACCGCCGCCGCACAATACATCATCGAg CACGGCGGAGACGTCAATGCGGCCGATCACACGGGGCAGACGGCGCTCCACTGGAGCGCCGTGCGCGGGCACATCCAGGTCGCCGAGCTCCTGCTGAAAGAAGGCGCCCGTGTCGATGCGGCGGATTTTTATGGATATCAG ACCACCCATGTTGCAGCCCAATATGGCCAGACAGCATTTCTTTACCATATTGTGGCCAAATGGAATGCTGATCCTGACGTCCCTGATAATGATGGAAGAAGCCCTCTGCACTG GGCGGCTTATAAGGGCTTCGCTGATTGCATAcgtcttcttttatttttggatgcTTATAGAGGACGACAAGATAAAGAGG GATGCACTCCTCTTCATTGGGCTGCTATAAGGGGGAATTTGGAGGCATGTACTGTGCTAGTTCAAGCTGGGAAAAAGGAGGACTTGATGGTGCAAGATAATACTGGTTTAACTCCTGCACAGCTTGCTTCTGAAAAGAATCATCGGCAAGTTGCTCTTTTTCTT GGGAATGCTAGAAGCGTATTTGACAGGCGCTGCGATGGGACCAGTAGGCTTGGGAAGTTGTCAAAATTAGGACTTGCACCTTTTCTCTGGTGTATTATAATAACCTTGCTTGTAATATATATTCATTCAGTCATCTCAG ACTTGTATCTTTTGAACCTGACAGCTGTATTTGGGCTGTTTGCGTGGTTAGGGGTTTTCCTTGCATCCGCCGGACTGGTCATGTTTTATAAATGTAGCAG GAAAGATCCTGGTTATATCAAAATGAACATACGGGATTCACAAAATCTTAGAGACGAC GAACCTTTGCTAAAGATTGAACTGGACGATCCAGCTCTGCTGGCTGGAAATTGGTCCCAGCTATGTGCTACGTGCAAG ATAGTGAGGCCTCTGCGCTCAAAGCATTGTTCCACATGTGATCGCTGTGTTGAGCAGTTTGACCATCACTGTCCCTGGGTCTCTAATTGCATTGGCAAG AAAAACAAGTGGGAGTTCTTTATGTTTCTTGTTCTAGAAGTTTCGGCAATGATTGTTACTGGTGCAATAACCATTATAA GAATTGTGAAAGACCCATCTGCGCCATCGTCTTTCGGTGCATGGCTCAACTATTCTGCTACTCATTATCCTGGGGCCGTATCATTCTTGATAATGgactttttccttttctttggtGTTGCAGTTCTAACTGTTGTGCAAGCATCACAG ATCTCGAAGAATATAACGACGAATGAAATGGCGAATGCGATGAGATACAACTATCTCAGAGGGCCAGGAGGCCGGTTTAGAAATCCGTACGATCATGGTGTCCGAAGGAATTGTTCCGACTTCTTGATAAATGGCTACAATGAGGACGTGGAGCGTCCGGACCAACCTTTGCCATCCGATGAGGAAATGGGAATGATCCAGATGATGACGAGAAGTGCAGTCCAGCACAACGGGGAGAGCCATTCTAATTATG TGCAATCATAA
- the LOC109724958 gene encoding protein S-acyltransferase 24 isoform X1 codes for MASEIEVVEEAEEASEAAAGAATAAAEVEEEALKNDVYTAAAYGDLEKLQRLVEAEGCSVAEPDGLGYYALQWAALNNRTAAAQYIIEHGGDVNAADHTGQTALHWSAVRGHIQVAELLLKEGARVDAADFYGYQTTHVAAQYGQTAFLYHIVAKWNADPDVPDNDGRSPLHWAAYKGFADCIRLLLFLDAYRGRQDKEGCTPLHWAAIRGNLEACTVLVQAGKKEDLMVQDNTGLTPAQLASEKNHRQVALFLGNARSVFDRRCDGTSRLGKLSKLGLAPFLWCIIITLLVIYIHSVISDLYLLNLTAVFGLFAWLGVFLASAGLVMFYKCSRKDPGYIKMNIRDSQNLRDDEPLLKIELDDPALLAGNWSQLCATCKIVRPLRSKHCSTCDRCVEQFDHHCPWVSNCIGKKNKWEFFMFLVLEVSAMIVTGAITIIRIVKDPSAPSSFGAWLNYSATHYPGAVSFLIMDFFLFFGVAVLTVVQASQISKNITTNEMANAMRYNYLRGPGGRFRNPYDHGVRRNCSDFLINGYNEDVERPDQPLPSDEEMGMIQMMTRSAVQHNGESHSNYGNGDGSYHAVDSHHKDSKSHCCHVNSSQCNHNKSKTEGTPLGLGLGLGRNNAQHTQSVLYL; via the exons ATGGCGTCGGAGAtcgaggtggtggaggaggcggaggaggcctcggaggcggcggcgggggcggcgacggcggcggcagaggtggaggaggaggcgctGAAGAACGACGTGTACACGGCGGCGGCGTACGGCGATCTCGAGAAGCTGCAGCGCCTCGTGGAGGCCGAGGGATGCTCCGTCGCCGAGCCCGACGGCCTCGGCTACTACGCCCTCCAGTGGGCCGCCCTCAACAACCGCACCGCCGCCGCACAATACATCATCGAg CACGGCGGAGACGTCAATGCGGCCGATCACACGGGGCAGACGGCGCTCCACTGGAGCGCCGTGCGCGGGCACATCCAGGTCGCCGAGCTCCTGCTGAAAGAAGGCGCCCGTGTCGATGCGGCGGATTTTTATGGATATCAG ACCACCCATGTTGCAGCCCAATATGGCCAGACAGCATTTCTTTACCATATTGTGGCCAAATGGAATGCTGATCCTGACGTCCCTGATAATGATGGAAGAAGCCCTCTGCACTG GGCGGCTTATAAGGGCTTCGCTGATTGCATAcgtcttcttttatttttggatgcTTATAGAGGACGACAAGATAAAGAGG GATGCACTCCTCTTCATTGGGCTGCTATAAGGGGGAATTTGGAGGCATGTACTGTGCTAGTTCAAGCTGGGAAAAAGGAGGACTTGATGGTGCAAGATAATACTGGTTTAACTCCTGCACAGCTTGCTTCTGAAAAGAATCATCGGCAAGTTGCTCTTTTTCTT GGGAATGCTAGAAGCGTATTTGACAGGCGCTGCGATGGGACCAGTAGGCTTGGGAAGTTGTCAAAATTAGGACTTGCACCTTTTCTCTGGTGTATTATAATAACCTTGCTTGTAATATATATTCATTCAGTCATCTCAG ACTTGTATCTTTTGAACCTGACAGCTGTATTTGGGCTGTTTGCGTGGTTAGGGGTTTTCCTTGCATCCGCCGGACTGGTCATGTTTTATAAATGTAGCAG GAAAGATCCTGGTTATATCAAAATGAACATACGGGATTCACAAAATCTTAGAGACGAC GAACCTTTGCTAAAGATTGAACTGGACGATCCAGCTCTGCTGGCTGGAAATTGGTCCCAGCTATGTGCTACGTGCAAG ATAGTGAGGCCTCTGCGCTCAAAGCATTGTTCCACATGTGATCGCTGTGTTGAGCAGTTTGACCATCACTGTCCCTGGGTCTCTAATTGCATTGGCAAG AAAAACAAGTGGGAGTTCTTTATGTTTCTTGTTCTAGAAGTTTCGGCAATGATTGTTACTGGTGCAATAACCATTATAA GAATTGTGAAAGACCCATCTGCGCCATCGTCTTTCGGTGCATGGCTCAACTATTCTGCTACTCATTATCCTGGGGCCGTATCATTCTTGATAATGgactttttccttttctttggtGTTGCAGTTCTAACTGTTGTGCAAGCATCACAG ATCTCGAAGAATATAACGACGAATGAAATGGCGAATGCGATGAGATACAACTATCTCAGAGGGCCAGGAGGCCGGTTTAGAAATCCGTACGATCATGGTGTCCGAAGGAATTGTTCCGACTTCTTGATAAATGGCTACAATGAGGACGTGGAGCGTCCGGACCAACCTTTGCCATCCGATGAGGAAATGGGAATGATCCAGATGATGACGAGAAGTGCAGTCCAGCACAACGGGGAGAGCCATTCTAATTATGGTAATGGCGATGGCTCTTATCATGCCGTCGATTCACACCATAAAGATTCAAAATCTCACTGTTGTCATGTGAATTCTTCACAGTGCAATCATAACAAGAGCAAGACCGAAGGTACCCCTCTCGGCTTGGGTTTAGGGCTTGGACGAAACAATGCTCAGCATACACAGTCGGTTCTTTACTTGTGA